The genomic interval GGTCGCTCCGGTGCGGCGTATCGACGACACGGAGTTCGCGGTGGACGAGCAGCTGATGAAGACGGTCATGTCGGTGTACGAGACGACTCCATGGGACGTCATCTGAGGCCGGTGATCGTCCGCTGTGGTCTGCGGTCGTGCGCGGTCGGCTCCGTCACCCGTTTCGGGGCGGAGCCGGTCCCGCCCGCCGACGCGCTGCGGCCTTCCGAGCCCGTACACCCGCCACCATCGAGTGTGTGTGGTGTACGCGCATCTGACAGGGGCGCTAGGACCACTGGTCGAAGGCAAGCTTGGCGACCAGTGAGAAGACCACAACCAGCAGCACACCCCGTACGAACTCGCTGCCCTTCCTGAGCGCCATCCGTGCCCCGGCCATCGCGCCCGCCAGGTTGAACACCGCCATCAGCGCGGCCAGCTGCCACAGGACCGTCCCCTGATAGGCGAACATCGCGAGGGCGCCGGCGTTGGTGCAGACATTGACGATCTTGGCGTTGGCGGACGCGGTGACGAGGTCGAGGTGGAGCACCGCGGTCAGGGCCAGCACCAGGAACGTTCCGGTGCCGGGCCCGAAAAGGCCGTCGTAGAAGCCGATGCCTCCGCCGACGAGGACGATCGCGCTGACGGTACGGGCCCGGGTGACCGGGGTCCGCTCCTCACCGGCGGCCCTGCCGAAGGCCGGCCGCAGCAGCACGAATGCGGCGACCCCGAGCAGCACCACCATGATCACTGGGCGCAGTACGTCGCTGCTGATCCCGGCGGCGAAGAACGCGCCCGTCATGGAGCCCACGAGGGCCATGAGACCGACCCGTACCGCCGTCTTCACCTCCACCGGCGCCTTGCGGACGTACGTCACCGCCGCGCCGGAGGTACCGACGATGGCCACCGCCTTGTTGGTGCCCAGGACGTGCGCGGCGGGCACGTTCGGGAGGCCGAGCAGCAGCGCGGGCAGGAGCAGCAGCCCGCCGCCGCCCACCACCGCGTCGATCCAGCCCGCCGCGGCAGCGGCCAGGCACAGGACAACGAGCATGGTCAGCGATATCTCAGGCATGATCGCGACCCTATGTGAAGGTCACGCACCCGCATCCAGGTAGCGGAGCACCGCCAGGACCCGGCGGTGGCCGCGACTGGGGCAGGGCCAGGGCGGCGTACAGAAGAGCAGTGGCGGCGGCGCGGAGACGGTGCATGGGAGCCGACCTAGAACTGGTGGATCACGGGAACGGAGAGAAGTGCGCAGACCAGGGCGACACCGGCGGCTATGCCGGTGGTCCGCAGGAGGCCGGAGCGGTCCGCGCCGAGGAAGCCCGATGCCAGCCGCACCTGGAGTCCGGTGAAGCCCTTGACGACCCAGGGCGTGAGGAACAGGAACGTCAGCCCGCCGCCGCCGGCGTGCACCGCCCACGCTCCGGCCATGGTCGGGCCGTCCCAGGACTGGGCGGGGTCGTTGTCCGGCCGCAGCGGGAAGCCGAGGTTGATCGCCACGACCATCCAGAAGTAGAGCGTGACCGTGACGGCGACGAGGTTGAGCGGCGCGCTGATCACCGCGTGGGCGAGGGCGAGCGCTCGGCCACGCATACCCGGCGCACCGACTCCTCCCGCTCCGGCCTCTCCTACTTCCACGCCCAGCAGCCGGCGGGCGAGCCCCCGCTGGATGCGGGCCGCGGGACCGCCGACGAGCGCGATCGGTATACACAGGAGACCGACGGGGAGGGCAAGCACGACATACGCCGTGCGCCGCCAGGTCCTGGCCCGGAACGGCTCGCGGAGGATCACAGCCGTACGGCTGGTGGCGGTTGCTGCGGCGGGTTGGCGCTCGGTGATGTCCATGCGTTCAGAATCCCCGTCGCACGCGCCCGTTTCGATCGTGCCTGTACGGAACTCCGGGGTTCGGTTTGCCCCACCCCCCGGCGCCACCCGGGTCGCCGCCCCCGGGCGTCGCCGCCCCCGGAACAGCGCCCATCCCCCGTGCTGCGCCCCTCGCCCCTCACAGCCAGAAGCACACCGCGCTGAGCGCAGTGTTCCTCGCGGGAAACAACTGGGATGCGGCCGGGTAACACCGCCCCCGCAGGCTACGGTCATGAGCAAGGACATCGTGGTGATCGGCGGCGGGACAGCAGGGGCCAGGCTGGCCCGGCAGCTGGCCCCCTCTGCCCGCGTCACCGTAATCGGCGAGGAGGACCACGCCCCGTACAACAGGGTGCTGCTCGCCGAGGTCCTCGCCGGGCGTTACGGCCCCGAGGTCGTCGCACTGCCCGAGACGCCCGTACGGCGCGGGGTACGGGTGGTCCGTATCGACCGCGCCGACAAGGTGGTCCAGTGCGACGACGGCAGCGTCGTCCCGTACGGAACGCTGGTCCTGGCGACCGGATCCAACCCCGTACTCCCGCCCCTGCGCGGCCTCGGCAACGATCTCCCCGACGGTGTCCACCCCTTCCGCACCATGGACGACTGCCTCGCCCTGGCAGCCGCCGTGCGCGAAGGCACCCGTGCCGTGGTCATCGGCGGCGGCCTCCTGGGTGTCTCGGCGGCCCGTGCCCTCGCCGAACGGGGCGCCCAGGTCGTGCTGGCCCAGCAGGGCGAGCACCTCATGGAGCGCCAGCTGGACACGGCGGCGAGCGAGCTGCTGCGCAGCCATCTGGAGACGCTGGGCGTCGAGGTCCACACGGAGTGCCGGGTACGCGGCCTGCGCTGCGAGGGCGGAGCGGTGCGGGCCGTGGAGCTCGCCGACGGTTACGCCCTGGACGCCGACCTCGTCGTCGTCGCCTGCGGTGTACGCCCCCGGGTCGGCCTCGCACGGGCCGCGGGCCTGGACGTACGCAACGGCATCGTCGTCGACGACGAGCTGCGCACCTCGGACCCGGACATCCGCGCCATCGGCGACTGCGCCGAGCACAACGGCCGCGTCTACGCCCTCGCGGGCCCCGCCATCGAGCAGGCCGACGTCCTGGCCACCCTGCTTGCCGGCTCCCCGGACGCCTCTCCGGCCGACTTTCCGGCCCCCTCCTCGGATGCCTCCCCGGCGCCCGCCCCGTCCCCCTCGGCCCGCTACACAGGGACCCGCGCCCTCACCCGTCTCACCCTCAACGGCTCCGGCCCCCTCGACCTCGCCGCCTTCGGCGAGACGACCCCGCTCCCCGGTGACGACGTGGTCCGGCTCACCGACGCCACCCGAGGCGCGTACCGCAAGGTCGTCGTCCGCGGGGACCGGCTGATCGGCGGAATTCTGCTGGGCGATCTCGGCGCCGTCGGCGAACTCGCCCGTACCTGGGAGGGCGACGAGCCGCTCCCCTCCTCCCCCTTGTTCCACCTGCTTGGAGGCTCCTGAGATGTCCACACCCACGATCGTGGTCGTCGGCCACGGGATGGTCGGCCAGCGTTTCCTGGAGGCCCTCGCCGAGCGGGGCGTGACCGGCCGGGCGCGTGTCGTCGTCCTGTGCGAGGAGCCGCGTCCCGCGTACGACCGCGTGCAGCTGACCTCGTATTTCTCGGGCCGTACCCCCGACGAGCTCTCCCTCGTAGAGGGCGACTTCATCACCCGTAACAACATCGAACTGCACCTGGACGACCCGGCACAGAGCGTCGACCGCGCCACCCGCACAGTGACCTCCCGGGCGGGCCGCACCTTCACCTACGACACGCTCGTCCTTGCCACCGGCTCGTACCCCTTCGTACCGCCCGTTCCCGGCAAGGATGCGGAGGGTTGTTTCGTCTACCGCACCATCGAGGATCTGCTGGCCATCGAGGAGTACGCGAAGAACTCCCGGGTCGGCGCCGTCGTCGGCGGCGGGCTGCTCGGCCTGGAGGCGGCGGGCGCGCTCAGCGGTCTCGGCCTCGACACCCACATCGTGGAGTTCGCGCCCCGTCTGATGCCCGTCCAGGTCGACGAGGGCGGTGCCTCGGCCCTCCTCCGTACGATCGAGGGAATGGGTCTGACGGTCCACACGGGCGTCGGCACACAGGCGGTCACCACCGGCGACGAC from Streptomyces spiramyceticus carries:
- a CDS encoding NAD(P)/FAD-dependent oxidoreductase — translated: MSKDIVVIGGGTAGARLARQLAPSARVTVIGEEDHAPYNRVLLAEVLAGRYGPEVVALPETPVRRGVRVVRIDRADKVVQCDDGSVVPYGTLVLATGSNPVLPPLRGLGNDLPDGVHPFRTMDDCLALAAAVREGTRAVVIGGGLLGVSAARALAERGAQVVLAQQGEHLMERQLDTAASELLRSHLETLGVEVHTECRVRGLRCEGGAVRAVELADGYALDADLVVVACGVRPRVGLARAAGLDVRNGIVVDDELRTSDPDIRAIGDCAEHNGRVYALAGPAIEQADVLATLLAGSPDASPADFPAPSSDASPAPAPSPSARYTGTRALTRLTLNGSGPLDLAAFGETTPLPGDDVVRLTDATRGAYRKVVVRGDRLIGGILLGDLGAVGELARTWEGDEPLPSSPLFHLLGGS
- a CDS encoding TSUP family transporter — protein: MPEISLTMLVVLCLAAAAAGWIDAVVGGGGLLLLPALLLGLPNVPAAHVLGTNKAVAIVGTSGAAVTYVRKAPVEVKTAVRVGLMALVGSMTGAFFAAGISSDVLRPVIMVVLLGVAAFVLLRPAFGRAAGEERTPVTRARTVSAIVLVGGGIGFYDGLFGPGTGTFLVLALTAVLHLDLVTASANAKIVNVCTNAGALAMFAYQGTVLWQLAALMAVFNLAGAMAGARMALRKGSEFVRGVLLVVVFSLVAKLAFDQWS
- a CDS encoding sensor domain-containing protein; its protein translation is MDITERQPAAATATSRTAVILREPFRARTWRRTAYVVLALPVGLLCIPIALVGGPAARIQRGLARRLLGVEVGEAGAGGVGAPGMRGRALALAHAVISAPLNLVAVTVTLYFWMVVAINLGFPLRPDNDPAQSWDGPTMAGAWAVHAGGGGLTFLFLTPWVVKGFTGLQVRLASGFLGADRSGLLRTTGIAAGVALVCALLSVPVIHQF